A genome region from Sphingobium sp. WTD-1 includes the following:
- a CDS encoding YihY/virulence factor BrkB family protein — protein sequence MAAQAQEKFHRQIDRVRPGSRSFEIAKRVMVGVYSDGFIHAGNLAYLSLMTLFPFFIVAAAVASVFGRTSDGLSAVNAFLYTVPRGVADVVRQPISDVLQARSGNLLWFGGLVGLWTVGSLIETIRDILRRAYGTKSTKPFWRYRLASVGITLVSVLAVMFAFSMQVMITAVDQLLHRLLPFADEAIAWVSSAKLVPMAILCVALHSLYVSLTPTLYRDKRFPKWPGAIATALWWYAVTLLLPVTLSMLGGYDRTYGSLAGVMITLIFFFLVGLGVVIGAELNAALAEFPEDEAAGTVQDKGNGTTI from the coding sequence ATGGCGGCGCAGGCGCAGGAGAAATTCCATCGCCAGATCGATCGGGTCCGGCCGGGTTCGCGCAGCTTCGAGATCGCCAAGCGGGTGATGGTGGGCGTCTATAGCGATGGGTTCATCCATGCGGGGAATCTGGCCTATCTCTCGCTGATGACGCTCTTTCCCTTCTTCATCGTCGCCGCCGCCGTCGCCAGCGTCTTTGGTCGCACGTCGGACGGGCTCTCGGCGGTGAATGCCTTTCTCTACACCGTGCCGCGCGGAGTTGCCGATGTCGTGCGCCAGCCGATTAGCGATGTGTTGCAGGCCCGTTCCGGCAATCTGCTCTGGTTCGGTGGTCTGGTGGGGCTCTGGACCGTGGGCAGCCTGATCGAGACGATCCGCGACATATTGCGCCGCGCCTATGGGACGAAGAGCACCAAGCCCTTCTGGCGTTATCGGCTGGCGTCGGTCGGGATCACGCTGGTCAGCGTGCTGGCGGTGATGTTCGCCTTTTCGATGCAGGTGATGATTACCGCGGTGGACCAGTTGCTCCACCGGCTGCTGCCCTTCGCAGACGAGGCGATCGCCTGGGTTTCCTCGGCCAAGCTGGTGCCGATGGCGATATTATGCGTGGCGCTCCACTCGCTCTATGTCTCGCTGACCCCGACCCTCTATCGCGACAAGCGCTTTCCCAAATGGCCCGGCGCGATCGCCACCGCGCTCTGGTGGTATGCGGTCACTCTGCTATTGCCGGTCACATTGTCGATGCTGGGCGGCTATGATCGCACCTATGGCAGTCTGGCCGGTGTCATGATCACCCTCATTTTTTTCTTCCTCGTGGGGCTCGGCGTGGTAATTGGCGCCGAATTGAATGCGGCACTGGCGGAATTTCCGGAAGACGAAGCAGCCGGCACCGTGCAGGATAAAGGGAACGGAACGACGATATGA
- a CDS encoding J domain-containing protein — translation MADPYSTLGVARSASEAEIKSAYRKLAKQYHPDKNQDNPNAAEKFSAVTNAYDLLSDKDKRARFDRGEIDADGNPTAPFGFGGGGGGGGRGRPGGFEFNEGGADFGDIFEGLFGGAGRRAGGGGGFGGFGRSAPPAKGANVAYRLAVQFVDAATLAPQRITLQDGKTIDLKLPAGVETGTQMRLTGKGQPGAGGAGDAIVTIEVKPHPFFKRDGDNVLLDLPITLGEAVKGGKVKVPTVDGPVMLGVPAGTTSGKALRLRGKGFTGKDGQRGDQLVTLLIDVPADDPVILQLVEDWQDGRAVRTHLGV, via the coding sequence ATGGCGGATCCCTATTCCACTCTGGGTGTGGCGCGCAGCGCGAGCGAAGCGGAGATCAAGTCCGCCTATCGCAAGCTGGCCAAGCAATATCACCCCGACAAGAATCAGGACAATCCGAACGCGGCGGAGAAATTCTCGGCCGTGACCAACGCCTATGACCTGCTGTCGGACAAGGACAAGCGGGCCCGCTTCGACCGGGGCGAGATCGATGCCGATGGCAATCCGACCGCGCCGTTCGGCTTTGGCGGCGGTGGCGGTGGCGGTGGGCGCGGTCGTCCCGGCGGGTTCGAGTTCAACGAGGGCGGCGCCGATTTCGGCGATATTTTCGAAGGCCTGTTCGGCGGTGCGGGCCGTCGTGCCGGAGGTGGCGGCGGCTTTGGCGGCTTTGGTCGCAGTGCGCCACCGGCCAAGGGGGCTAATGTCGCCTATCGGCTGGCGGTGCAGTTCGTTGACGCCGCGACGCTGGCGCCGCAACGCATCACCCTGCAGGATGGCAAGACGATCGACCTGAAGCTGCCCGCCGGGGTCGAGACCGGCACGCAGATGCGCCTGACCGGCAAGGGCCAGCCGGGCGCTGGCGGCGCGGGCGATGCGATCGTCACCATCGAGGTGAAGCCGCATCCCTTCTTCAAGCGCGACGGCGACAATGTGCTGCTCGACCTGCCGATCACCCTTGGTGAGGCAGTGAAGGGTGGCAAGGTCAAGGTGCCGACCGTCGATGGCCCGGTGATGCTGGGCGTGCCCGCCGGCACCACATCGGGCAAGGCGCTGCGCCTGCGCGGCAAGGGCTTTACCGGCAAGGATGGCCAGCGCGGCGACCAACTGGTGACTCTGTTGATCGACGTGCCCGCCGATGATCCGGTGATCCTTCAGCTGGTTGAGGATTGGCAGGATGGTCGCGCGGTGCGGACCCATCTGGGCGTCTAG
- the pdxH gene encoding pyridoxamine 5'-phosphate oxidase, with amino-acid sequence MTDPFALFDEWYAQARETELNDSNAMALATADAQGRPSVRMVLLKGHGPDGFIFYTNFEGRKAGDLLANPHAALLFHWKSVRRQIRIEGTVGPVDDATADAYFATRSRDSQLGAWASDQSRPLPSRAVFMDRYEEVRARFEGGPVPRPPHWSGFRLTPERIEFWQDREHRLHERRVFTRQENGWNEGLLYP; translated from the coding sequence ATGACCGATCCCTTCGCCCTTTTCGACGAGTGGTATGCGCAGGCGCGCGAGACCGAACTCAATGACAGCAACGCCATGGCGCTGGCCACGGCCGATGCACAGGGCCGCCCGTCGGTCCGCATGGTGCTGCTCAAGGGCCATGGCCCCGACGGCTTCATCTTCTACACCAATTTCGAAGGGCGCAAGGCCGGCGACCTGCTCGCCAATCCGCATGCCGCCCTGCTGTTCCACTGGAAGTCGGTACGGCGCCAGATCCGGATCGAAGGAACGGTCGGCCCGGTCGACGACGCGACCGCCGACGCCTATTTCGCCACCCGCAGCCGCGACAGCCAGCTCGGTGCCTGGGCGTCCGACCAGTCCCGCCCCCTGCCCTCGCGCGCCGTCTTCATGGATCGCTATGAAGAGGTGCGCGCCCGGTTCGAGGGCGGCCCGGTGCCGCGCCCGCCTCACTGGTCGGGCTTCCGCCTGACCCCGGAACGGATCGAGTTCTGGCAGGATCGCGAGCATCGCCTGCATGAACGGCGCGTCTTCACCCGCCAGGAAAATGGCTGGAACGAGGGGCTTCTCTACCCTTGA
- a CDS encoding dicarboxylate/amino acid:cation symporter, with amino-acid sequence MRNRLTAYILTGMVLGVIVGFVANLWVGGDEALAKDVAGYFHLLADIFLHLIKMIIAPLVFSTLVAGIAHMGDSAALGRIGGRALAWFIIASLISLTLGLIFVNFFEPGAGLNLVRSGADAGVNTEALNFRDFILHVFPTSMIGAMADNQILQIVVFSLFVGVALTAIGEKGKPIIAVIEALVELMLQVTGYVMRVAPFAVFGALASSVTVQGLGVLKTYGALVGEFYIALICLWVLLFGAGAIFLGKRMFKLIRYVREPILIAFSTASSEAAYPKMLEQLDRFGVPRRIYSFVLPLGYSFNLDGSMMYATFATIFIAQAYGIDLPIATQITILLVLMVTSKGIAAVPRASLVVVAATLGQFDLPVEGVAFILAVDHFMDMGRTATNVLGNAIATSVITKWEGMLEVEEPVDVPHPKSPAHTPADGRRGLELAADMVDQDRKG; translated from the coding sequence ATGCGAAATCGACTGACGGCCTACATCCTGACAGGCATGGTCCTGGGCGTGATCGTGGGCTTCGTGGCCAATCTCTGGGTCGGCGGGGATGAAGCGCTGGCCAAGGATGTGGCGGGCTACTTCCATCTTCTGGCCGACATCTTCCTTCATCTGATCAAGATGATCATCGCGCCGCTAGTCTTTTCCACGCTGGTCGCGGGCATCGCCCATATGGGCGACAGCGCGGCACTGGGGCGGATCGGCGGGCGCGCGCTCGCCTGGTTCATCATCGCCAGCCTGATCTCGCTGACGCTCGGCCTGATCTTCGTCAATTTCTTCGAGCCGGGCGCCGGCCTCAACCTCGTCCGATCGGGCGCGGATGCGGGCGTCAACACCGAAGCGCTCAATTTCCGCGACTTCATCCTGCACGTCTTCCCGACGTCGATGATCGGCGCGATGGCGGACAACCAGATCCTGCAGATCGTCGTCTTCTCGCTGTTCGTCGGCGTGGCACTGACCGCCATCGGCGAAAAGGGCAAGCCGATCATCGCCGTGATCGAGGCGCTGGTGGAACTGATGCTGCAGGTCACCGGCTATGTCATGCGGGTCGCACCGTTCGCCGTGTTCGGCGCCCTTGCCTCGTCAGTGACGGTGCAGGGCCTGGGCGTGCTCAAGACCTATGGCGCGCTGGTCGGCGAATTCTACATCGCCCTCATCTGCCTGTGGGTGCTGCTGTTCGGCGCGGGCGCGATCTTCCTCGGCAAGCGGATGTTCAAGCTGATCCGTTATGTCCGCGAGCCGATCCTGATCGCCTTCTCGACCGCCTCGTCGGAAGCCGCCTATCCCAAGATGCTGGAACAGCTCGACCGGTTCGGCGTGCCACGCCGCATCTACAGCTTCGTGCTGCCGCTGGGCTACAGCTTCAACCTCGACGGCTCGATGATGTATGCGACCTTCGCGACCATCTTCATCGCCCAGGCCTATGGCATCGACCTGCCGATCGCGACCCAGATCACGATCCTGCTCGTCCTGATGGTCACCAGCAAGGGCATCGCCGCCGTGCCGCGTGCGTCGCTGGTCGTGGTCGCCGCCACGCTTGGCCAGTTCGACCTGCCGGTCGAGGGCGTCGCCTTCATCCTGGCGGTCGATCATTTCATGGACATGGGCCGCACCGCGACCAACGTGCTGGGCAATGCCATCGCCACCTCGGTCATCACAAAGTGGGAAGGCATGCTGGAAGTGGAGGAGCCGGTGGATGTACCGCACCCCAAGTCCCCCGCACACACACCGGCCGATGGCCGGCGTGGACTGGAACTGGCAGCCGACATGGTCGATCAGGATCGCAAGGGCTGA
- a CDS encoding bestrophin family ion channel: MIVDAVPSMRRIASEVWKPLTALFVWDCAVTAAYYLLPFRAPSLPLTIFGSALALFLGFRSNSSYQRWWEGRVLWGAMINASRSLARSARNFLPDPAGRDLKREIVKRQIAYVNALRCQLRRQTIGEDVTKFLREEDKGKALARANPANGLLDSTGRRIDMARQEGWIDTIQQTQMEKVLVDIANAQGGMERLKNTPLPFQYRLLPVVFTHLFCILLPIGLVETLGFATPLGSTVAGLMFMAVLRIGDDLTDPFADSVHDVPLTAMCRTIEIDLLQSIGDPAPDPVAPVRGVLW; encoded by the coding sequence ATGATCGTTGATGCCGTCCCCAGCATGCGCCGGATCGCATCGGAAGTGTGGAAACCGCTGACCGCGCTGTTCGTGTGGGACTGTGCGGTCACGGCGGCCTATTATCTGCTGCCGTTCAGGGCGCCTTCGCTGCCGCTCACCATCTTTGGTTCGGCCCTCGCCCTGTTCCTCGGCTTCCGGTCGAACAGCAGCTATCAGCGCTGGTGGGAAGGGCGTGTGCTGTGGGGCGCGATGATCAATGCATCACGCAGTCTGGCGCGATCGGCGCGCAACTTCCTGCCCGATCCGGCAGGGCGTGACCTCAAGCGCGAGATCGTCAAGCGCCAGATCGCTTATGTGAATGCGCTGCGCTGTCAGTTGCGGCGGCAGACGATCGGCGAGGATGTGACGAAATTCCTGCGCGAGGAGGACAAGGGCAAGGCTCTGGCGCGGGCCAATCCGGCCAATGGCCTGCTCGATAGCACTGGCCGGCGGATCGACATGGCGCGGCAGGAAGGCTGGATCGATACCATCCAGCAGACCCAGATGGAGAAGGTGCTGGTCGATATCGCCAATGCCCAGGGCGGGATGGAGCGGCTGAAGAACACGCCGCTGCCCTTCCAATATCGACTGCTGCCGGTGGTCTTCACTCATCTCTTCTGTATCCTGCTGCCGATCGGGCTGGTCGAGACGCTGGGTTTCGCCACGCCGCTCGGTTCAACGGTGGCGGGGCTGATGTTCATGGCGGTGCTGCGGATCGGCGATGATCTGACCGATCCCTTTGCCGACAGCGTGCATGACGTGCCGCTGACGGCGATGTGCCGGACGATCGAGATCGATCTGCTCCAGTCGATCGGCGATCCGGCGCCAGACCCCGTCGCGCCGGTGCGTGGTGTCCTCTGGTAA
- a CDS encoding NAD(P)H-dependent oxidoreductase: MALDILVLYGSYRRGRLGIRLADYLIRGFEGLGHKVELVDAKAIDLPMLDLRYSDYPAGEAPAAMAQLAQRLSAADAFVFVAGEYNRGIQPGLKNLVDHYLKEFDRRPAAIASYSMGRFAGVNSHADWTVTLSAMGMAVMPERLSVGQIGQTLDEQARPQGEGGAALERGFAGFADTLIWWAQAAKAQR; encoded by the coding sequence ATGGCACTCGATATCCTCGTCCTCTACGGTTCCTATCGACGCGGCCGGCTCGGTATCCGGCTGGCGGATTATCTGATCCGCGGCTTTGAAGGGCTGGGGCACAAGGTGGAACTGGTCGATGCCAAGGCGATCGACCTGCCGATGCTCGACCTGCGCTACAGCGACTATCCGGCTGGCGAGGCGCCCGCCGCCATGGCGCAACTGGCGCAGCGCCTGTCTGCTGCCGATGCCTTCGTGTTCGTCGCGGGCGAATATAATCGCGGTATCCAGCCCGGCCTCAAAAATCTGGTCGACCATTATCTCAAGGAATTCGACCGCCGGCCAGCCGCGATCGCAAGCTATTCGATGGGCCGCTTCGCCGGGGTCAACAGCCATGCCGACTGGACGGTGACATTGTCCGCCATGGGCATGGCGGTGATGCCGGAGCGGCTGAGCGTCGGCCAGATCGGGCAGACGCTGGACGAGCAGGCTCGGCCCCAGGGGGAGGGCGGTGCGGCGCTGGAACGTGGCTTTGCCGGTTTCGCCGACACGCTCATCTGGTGGGCACAGGCGGCGAAGGCGCAGCGCTGA
- a CDS encoding family 43 glycosylhydrolase, with product MKRMALLAYMGLLMANGDVAPGQPISPRFAGDPSPHWFDDRWYLYATDDASNSGRYWDSTSWRLYSSTDMKSWKDDGAFLDVTTFQWARPDAKAWAPEVARRNGRYYLYAPIGGDRIGVAVADRPEGPYRDARGDALIDKARDANAGAEPIDPAVFIDSDGQAYLYFGTRMPKVVRLKPDMIHVDGPIMDVVVTGLPASDPKKKYGEAPYLHAHGGRYYFSFSTGWPGQIIYGTAASPLGSFAYGGVILDYLPISTNHQAIVERDGKSWLFYHDRLLPGGGDHRRSITIAPLTYAKDGAIQPVQRHVPE from the coding sequence ATGAAGAGGATGGCGCTGCTGGCCTATATGGGCCTGCTGATGGCCAATGGCGATGTCGCGCCGGGCCAGCCGATCAGCCCGCGCTTTGCCGGTGATCCCTCGCCGCACTGGTTCGACGATCGCTGGTATCTCTACGCCACCGATGATGCGTCCAATTCCGGCCGCTACTGGGACAGCACGAGCTGGCGCCTCTACAGTTCGACCGACATGAAGAGCTGGAAAGACGACGGTGCCTTTCTCGACGTCACTACCTTCCAATGGGCACGCCCCGATGCCAAGGCCTGGGCACCCGAAGTCGCCCGCCGCAACGGGCGCTATTATCTCTACGCGCCGATCGGCGGCGACCGGATCGGCGTTGCCGTGGCGGATCGCCCAGAGGGCCCCTATCGCGATGCGCGCGGCGATGCGCTGATCGACAAGGCGCGCGACGCCAATGCCGGCGCCGAGCCGATCGATCCCGCCGTCTTCATCGACAGCGACGGACAGGCCTATCTCTATTTCGGCACCCGCATGCCCAAGGTCGTCCGGTTGAAACCCGACATGATCCATGTCGACGGCCCGATCATGGATGTCGTCGTCACCGGACTGCCGGCCAGCGACCCCAAGAAGAAATATGGTGAGGCGCCCTATCTCCACGCCCATGGCGGCCGCTATTATTTCAGCTTCTCGACCGGCTGGCCCGGCCAGATCATCTACGGCACCGCCGCCTCGCCGCTCGGCTCCTTCGCCTATGGCGGGGTGATCCTCGACTATCTGCCGATCTCGACCAATCATCAGGCGATCGTCGAGCGGGACGGCAAGAGCTGGCTCTTCTATCATGACAGGCTGTTGCCCGGCGGTGGCGATCACCGGCGCTCGATCACCATTGCGCCGCTGACCTATGCCAAGGACGGGGCCATCCAGCCGGTCCAGCGCCACGTCCCGGAATGA
- a CDS encoding adenylosuccinate synthase has translation MANVTVIGAQWGDEGKGKIVDWLSERADVVARFQGGHNAGHTLVVGEKVYKLSLLPSGIVRGTLSVIGNGVVLDPWHFRDEVAKLKGQGVEITPENLQIAETCPLILPFHRDLDGLREDASGAGKIGTTRRGIGPAYEDKVGRRAIRVCDLAHLDDLDLQIDRLTAHHDALRAGFNEAPIDRAQLMADLTEIAAFILPFVKPVWLTLNKAKSEGKRILFEGAQGTLLDIDHGTYPFVTSSNTVAGTAASGTGLGPNGAGFVLGIVKAYTTRVGSGPFPTEQENDVGQRLGERGHEFGTVTGRKRRCGWFDAVLVRQSVAVSGVTGIALTKLDVLDGFEELKICVGYKIGDQSFDYLPAHAQDQAKAEPIYESIAGWSETTAGARSWADLPAQAIKYIRRIEELIGCPVTLVSTSPERDDTILVRDPFAD, from the coding sequence ATGGCAAATGTTACCGTGATCGGCGCCCAATGGGGTGACGAAGGCAAGGGCAAGATCGTCGACTGGCTGTCGGAGCGCGCCGATGTCGTCGCCCGTTTCCAGGGCGGCCATAATGCCGGCCACACGCTGGTCGTCGGCGAGAAGGTCTACAAGCTTTCCCTGCTGCCGTCGGGCATCGTGCGCGGCACGCTGTCGGTGATCGGCAATGGCGTGGTGCTGGACCCCTGGCATTTCCGTGACGAGGTCGCCAAGCTGAAGGGCCAGGGCGTCGAGATCACCCCGGAAAACCTGCAGATCGCCGAGACCTGCCCGTTGATCCTGCCCTTCCATCGCGACCTCGATGGTCTGCGCGAGGACGCATCGGGCGCCGGCAAGATCGGCACCACCCGTCGCGGCATCGGCCCGGCCTATGAGGACAAGGTCGGCCGTCGCGCCATCCGCGTCTGCGACCTCGCCCATCTCGACGATCTCGACCTGCAGATCGATCGTCTGACCGCCCATCATGACGCTCTTCGTGCTGGCTTCAATGAGGCGCCGATCGACCGCGCCCAGCTGATGGCCGACCTGACCGAAATCGCCGCCTTCATCCTGCCCTTCGTCAAGCCGGTCTGGCTGACGCTTAACAAGGCGAAGTCGGAAGGCAAGCGCATCCTGTTCGAAGGCGCGCAGGGCACGTTGCTCGACATCGACCATGGCACCTATCCCTTCGTCACCTCGTCCAATACGGTGGCGGGTACGGCGGCGAGCGGCACCGGCCTTGGTCCCAATGGCGCCGGCTTCGTGCTGGGCATCGTCAAGGCCTATACCACCCGCGTCGGTTCCGGCCCGTTCCCGACCGAGCAGGAAAATGACGTCGGGCAGCGGCTGGGCGAGCGGGGCCATGAATTCGGCACCGTCACTGGTCGCAAGCGCCGCTGCGGCTGGTTCGACGCGGTGCTGGTGCGCCAGTCGGTCGCGGTTTCGGGCGTGACCGGCATTGCGCTGACCAAGCTGGACGTGCTCGACGGCTTCGAGGAACTGAAGATCTGCGTTGGCTACAAGATTGGCGACCAGAGCTTCGACTATCTGCCCGCCCATGCGCAGGACCAGGCCAAGGCCGAACCGATCTATGAAAGCATCGCCGGCTGGAGCGAAACCACGGCCGGCGCGCGCAGCTGGGCGGACCTCCCGGCACAGGCGATCAAATATATCCGCCGCATTGAAGAGCTGATCGGCTGCCCGGTCACGCTCGTGTCGACCAGCCCGGAACGCGACGACACCATCCTCGTCCGCGATCCCTTCGCGGATTAA
- a CDS encoding ATP phosphoribosyltransferase regulatory subunit — protein sequence MTMIPPSLLPEGLSDRLPPQAEASARLARRVLDTVATHGYERVMPPLAEFEDTLTQRLKSMRAQDLVRAVDPVSQRTLAFRPDMTAQVGRIAATRLRSAPRPLRLSYAGPVIRQKASQLRPEREKMQLGAELIGSDSSAAAVEIVNIAIEALTAAGVTGITIDFTLPDLIDALAAGPLPLGTEELEAVRAELDAKDAGALVAISPAAAAYLPLIEATGPFHAAMERLEAFSASLGGAIDSRIAGLRAIAKPIGWDITLTLDPTERHGFEFQNWFGFSIFAEGFIGEIGRGGSYAIARAGETDEPAMGFSLYPDPLIDAGFGDERPQRLFLPVGHDAVRAAALRAEGWHTVAALADGEDGAAQRCSHWLDGSEPRPY from the coding sequence ATGACCATGATCCCGCCAAGCCTGCTCCCGGAGGGGCTATCCGATCGCCTGCCGCCGCAGGCCGAAGCTTCCGCGCGCCTGGCGCGCCGCGTGCTCGATACGGTCGCGACCCATGGCTATGAACGGGTCATGCCGCCGTTGGCGGAATTCGAGGATACGCTGACCCAGCGCCTCAAGTCGATGCGCGCGCAGGATCTGGTCCGCGCCGTCGACCCGGTGTCGCAGCGCACCCTGGCCTTCCGCCCCGACATGACCGCGCAGGTCGGCCGCATCGCCGCGACCCGCCTGCGCAGCGCGCCGCGGCCGCTGCGCCTGTCCTATGCCGGGCCGGTGATCCGCCAGAAGGCGAGCCAACTGCGCCCCGAGCGCGAGAAGATGCAGCTGGGCGCCGAACTGATCGGCAGCGACAGCAGTGCCGCCGCGGTCGAGATCGTCAATATCGCGATCGAGGCGCTCACCGCCGCCGGCGTCACCGGCATCACCATCGATTTCACCTTGCCCGACCTGATCGACGCGCTGGCCGCTGGCCCGCTGCCGCTGGGGACAGAGGAACTGGAAGCCGTGCGTGCCGAACTGGACGCCAAGGATGCCGGCGCGCTGGTGGCGATCAGTCCGGCCGCCGCCGCCTATCTGCCGCTCATTGAGGCCACCGGTCCCTTCCATGCCGCGATGGAACGGCTGGAGGCGTTCAGCGCCAGCCTGGGCGGCGCCATCGACAGCCGCATCGCGGGCCTGCGCGCGATCGCCAAGCCGATCGGCTGGGACATCACGTTGACCCTTGACCCGACCGAGCGGCACGGTTTCGAGTTCCAGAACTGGTTCGGCTTCTCCATCTTTGCCGAGGGCTTCATCGGTGAGATCGGCCGGGGCGGCAGCTATGCCATTGCCCGTGCCGGCGAAACGGATGAGCCCGCCATGGGCTTTTCCCTTTATCCCGATCCGCTGATCGACGCGGGCTTTGGCGACGAACGGCCCCAGCGCTTGTTCCTGCCGGTCGGCCATGATGCCGTGCGCGCGGCAGCGTTGCGGGCCGAAGGCTGGCACACGGTTGCTGCCCTGGCTGACGGCGAAGATGGCGCTGCCCAGCGCTGTTCGCACTGGCTGGATGGCAGCGAGCCCCGCCCCTACTGA
- the serA gene encoding phosphoglycerate dehydrogenase, whose amino-acid sequence MPKVLISDKMDPRAAAIFRERGVEVDVITGQTPEELAAMIGAYDGLAIRSSTKVTKAILDAATNLKVIGRAGIGVDNVDIPAASAQGVIVMNTPFGNSITTAEHAIALMFALARQIPEANAQTQQGLWPKNGFMGVEVTGKTLGLIGAGNIGSIVASRALGLKMKVVAFDPFLTPERAVEMGVEKADLDTLLAKADFITLHTPLTDQTRNILSKENLAKTKKGVRIVNCARGGLIDEAALKDALDSGHVAGAALDVFQTEPAKESPLFGTPNFICTPHLGASTDEAQVNVALQVAEQLSDYLLDGGITNALNVPSLSAEEAPKLKPYMALAEKLGSLIGQLEGDAITGVSVEVEGHAAELNQKPITAAVLAGLMRVYSDTVNMVNAPFLAKERGLDVREVRHDREGDYQTLVRVTVSTEAGDKSVAGTLFGHAQPRLVELFGIKVEADLDGHMLYIVNQDAPGFIGRLGSKLGESDVNIGTFHLGRRNQGGEAVLLLSVDGTVTEPLRWAICNLAGVKQVKLLRFA is encoded by the coding sequence ATGCCCAAGGTTCTCATTTCCGACAAGATGGACCCCCGCGCCGCCGCGATCTTCCGCGAGCGTGGTGTCGAGGTCGACGTCATCACCGGCCAGACGCCGGAAGAACTGGCCGCGATGATTGGCGCCTATGACGGCCTCGCCATCCGCAGCTCGACCAAGGTCACCAAGGCGATTCTCGACGCCGCGACCAACCTCAAGGTCATCGGCCGCGCCGGCATCGGCGTCGACAATGTCGATATTCCGGCCGCATCGGCCCAGGGCGTGATCGTGATGAACACGCCGTTCGGCAACTCGATCACCACCGCCGAACATGCCATCGCGCTGATGTTCGCGCTGGCCCGCCAGATCCCCGAAGCCAATGCCCAGACGCAGCAGGGCCTGTGGCCCAAGAACGGCTTCATGGGCGTGGAAGTGACCGGCAAGACGCTGGGCCTGATCGGTGCCGGCAATATCGGTTCGATCGTCGCCAGCCGTGCGCTCGGCCTCAAGATGAAGGTCGTCGCCTTCGATCCGTTCCTGACGCCCGAGCGCGCCGTGGAAATGGGCGTGGAAAAGGCCGATCTCGACACGCTGCTGGCCAAGGCCGACTTCATCACGCTGCACACGCCGCTGACCGACCAGACCCGCAACATCCTGTCGAAGGAAAATCTGGCCAAGACCAAGAAGGGCGTGCGCATCGTCAACTGTGCCCGTGGCGGCCTGATCGACGAAGCGGCGCTGAAGGACGCGCTGGATTCGGGCCATGTCGCCGGCGCTGCGCTCGACGTGTTCCAGACCGAACCGGCCAAGGAATCGCCGCTGTTCGGCACGCCCAACTTCATCTGCACCCCGCATCTGGGCGCGTCGACCGACGAAGCGCAGGTCAATGTCGCGCTGCAGGTGGCCGAACAGCTCAGCGACTATCTGCTCGACGGCGGCATCACCAATGCGCTGAACGTGCCCAGCCTGTCGGCCGAGGAAGCACCCAAGCTCAAGCCCTATATGGCGCTGGCGGAAAAGCTGGGCAGCCTGATCGGCCAGCTGGAAGGCGATGCCATCACTGGCGTTTCGGTCGAGGTCGAGGGCCATGCCGCCGAGCTGAACCAGAAGCCGATCACCGCCGCAGTGCTGGCCGGCCTGATGCGCGTCTATTCGGACACGGTGAACATGGTCAACGCGCCCTTCCTGGCCAAGGAGCGTGGTCTGGACGTGCGTGAAGTGCGCCATGACCGCGAGGGCGACTATCAGACGCTGGTGCGCGTCACCGTTTCGACCGAAGCGGGCGACAAGTCGGTCGCCGGCACGCTGTTCGGCCATGCCCAGCCGCGTCTGGTCGAGCTGTTCGGCATCAAGGTAGAAGCTGATCTCGACGGCCACATGCTCTACATCGTCAACCAGGACGCGCCGGGCTTCATCGGCCGCCTGGGCTCGAAGCTGGGCGAGTCGGACGTCAATATCGGCACCTTCCACCTGGGCCGTCGCAACCAGGGCGGCGAAGCCGTGCTGCTGCTGTCGGTCGACGGCACCGTCACAGAACCGCTGCGCTGGGCGATCTGCAACCTCGCCGGCGTGAAGCAGGTGAAGCTGCTGCGCTTCGCCTAA